Genomic window (Bacteroidota bacterium):
GGATTTGTTGCTTCCTCCTACCTCAATGGTGTATTTACCGTCTGCCAGAAAATCACCACCTTCGGTATATCGTAACGGGTACTTTTCCTGTAATTGATTGTAAATAAAGGTCTCTCTCAGGGTTCCGGTGTTCACGGTGGTATCCGAAAGGGCATACATCAGATTGGTATTGTTGAGATAGACCTTTTCAGGCTTGTTCATCCTGCTGATCCCTTTGTTACGTGACTGCAAAAGCATCAGAAGGTCAGCTCTCTCCAGGAGATACAAATACTTCATCAGTGTTTCCCTGCTAACGCCCACCTGTTCGCTCAATTTCAATATATTGGGCTTAAAAGGGACTATTACTGAAATAATAGACAAGAGTTTACGTAAATGATGAACCGAAATAAAATCTATCTTTTCAACCGATGGCAGGTCAACTTCAAGTATATGGTTTACTGTTTGTTTTAAACGTTCAAAGTAACTTTGTTCATCTTCAGCAAAAAACGGATAATAACCCTTTTGCATATACTCTTCAAAATATTTGAGGGGTTTTATTTCCTTTAAAATATTTTCGATTGGTTGCGATGGATTTTCCAGTAGCTCCTCAAGTCTTAAAACAGGAAATGTTTGATGGTACTTCATTTGGAGAAACTCCCTGAACGACAACCCCTGCATGCGGTATAAAATTGCCCTCCTGCTCAGATCAGCAGTCCCTTTGAAAATATCAAGGGCTGATGACCCTGT
Coding sequences:
- a CDS encoding AAA family ATPase yields the protein MEKLFQYSSSRINAVPLDFKRYLWDEINWNNRLIALTGARGVGKTTMLLQYIKEKLNRNLEEVIYVSMDDLFFSTNNIVDFADAFVKRGGKFLFLDEIHKYRNWSQEIKNIYDYFADLQIVITGSSALDIFKGTADLSRRAILYRMQGLSFREFLQMKYHQTFPVLRLEELLENPSQPIENILKEIKPLKYFEEYMQKGYYPFFAEDEQSYFERLKQTVNHILEVDLPSVEKIDFISVHHLRKLLSIISVIVPFKPNILKLSEQVGVSRETLMKYLYLLERADLLMLLQSRNKGISRMNKPEKVYLNNTNLMYALSDTTVNTGTLRETFIYNQLQEKYPLRYTEGGDFLADGKYTIEVGGSNKSRKQVRGIHHAYIAADNIEYAHNSIIPMWLFGFLY